A stretch of the Vitis riparia cultivar Riparia Gloire de Montpellier isolate 1030 chromosome 13, EGFV_Vit.rip_1.0, whole genome shotgun sequence genome encodes the following:
- the LOC117927943 gene encoding secreted RxLR effector protein 161-like produces MPTNLKLSKDESGKGVEETLYRSMIGSLLYLTASRPDIAFSVGVCARYQACPKESHLIALKRIIRYIAGTLELGLWYPFDTHSDVACYTDANWAGNVDDRKNTLGGCFYIGNCLVAWMSKKQNSVSLSTVEAEYIAAGSCCSQLL; encoded by the coding sequence AGGGGTAGAGGAAACATTGTATAGAAGCATGATTGGTAGCCTCTTGTACCTCACTGCTAGTAGACCAGACATAGCTTTTAGTGTTGGAGTGTGTGCTAGGTATCAGGCATGTCCTAAGGAATCTCATCTCATAGCTCTTAAGCGTATCATTAGGTACATTGCTGGTACTTTAGAGCTAGGTCTTTGGTATCCATTTGACACTCATTCTGATGTAGCTTGCTACACTGATGCCAATTGGGCTGGAAATGTGGATGATAGGAAAAACACTTTAGGTGGTTGTTTCTATATTGGAAATTGTTTGGTTGCTTGGATGAGTAAGAAGCAAAACTCTGTTTCGCTTTCCACAGTTGAAGCGGAATACATTGCTGCCGGTAGTTGTTGTTCTCAGCTTTTgtag